Proteins encoded in a region of the Candidatus Coatesbacteria bacterium genome:
- a CDS encoding M24 family metallopeptidase: MRTDVDKLMAERGIDWLYIGGGNGDNPAMHYFLGDAQIGHCSLWKPQGGTATLLTGPFERDEAAKLPFNSLVTSELNLHELREIADPLERGVEMMRRVIDRLGVSGRLALYGRGGVGPSYKLWRAVDEALEGVDIEPEYANDLIVIARETKEPDEIKELKKAAVGACKTFSAIRQLLATAEVRQGKLYHDDAPLTVGLVKRRIALELFSNGLFEAVGSIFAPGRDGGFPHSTGADDHHLAVGEPIVYDMFPQQLGHGYFHDMTRTWCVGEPHQAAARDYELIKEVQQQVFDWIEVGKSCYGAHKLCAELLAAAGHPDIVSDPTTQTGFCHGLGHGVGLQVHESPRLGGTERNKDTFKPGSVFTLEPGVYYPDKGYGVRYEDTCYLDDDGVLHRLTDEPAAMLI; the protein is encoded by the coding sequence ATGCGCACCGACGTGGATAAACTGATGGCCGAACGCGGAATCGACTGGCTCTACATCGGCGGCGGCAACGGTGACAACCCCGCCATGCACTACTTCCTCGGTGACGCCCAGATCGGCCACTGCAGCCTCTGGAAGCCGCAGGGCGGCACCGCCACCCTGCTGACCGGACCCTTCGAGCGCGACGAGGCCGCCAAGCTGCCCTTCAACAGCCTGGTGACCAGCGAGCTCAACCTCCACGAGCTGCGCGAGATCGCCGATCCCCTCGAGCGCGGCGTGGAGATGATGCGCCGTGTCATCGACAGGCTGGGCGTCTCCGGCCGCCTGGCCCTCTACGGCCGCGGCGGCGTCGGCCCCAGCTACAAGCTCTGGCGCGCCGTCGACGAGGCCCTCGAGGGCGTCGACATCGAGCCCGAATACGCCAACGATCTGATCGTCATCGCTCGGGAAACCAAGGAACCCGACGAGATCAAAGAGCTGAAGAAAGCCGCCGTCGGGGCCTGCAAGACCTTCTCCGCGATCCGTCAACTGCTCGCGACCGCCGAGGTGCGTCAAGGCAAGCTCTACCACGACGACGCGCCGCTGACCGTCGGCCTGGTCAAGCGGCGCATCGCCCTCGAGCTGTTCTCCAACGGCCTGTTCGAGGCCGTGGGCTCGATCTTCGCCCCGGGGCGCGACGGCGGCTTCCCCCACTCCACCGGCGCCGACGACCACCATCTAGCCGTCGGCGAACCCATCGTCTACGACATGTTCCCCCAGCAGCTCGGTCACGGCTACTTCCACGACATGACCCGCACCTGGTGCGTCGGCGAGCCGCATCAGGCCGCCGCCCGGGACTACGAGCTGATCAAGGAGGTCCAGCAGCAAGTCTTCGACTGGATCGAGGTCGGCAAATCCTGCTACGGAGCCCACAAGCTGTGCGCCGAACTGCTCGCCGCGGCCGGTCATCCCGACATCGTCAGCGACCCCACCACCCAGACCGGCTTCTGCCACGGCCTGGGTCACGGCGTCGGGCTCCAGGTGCACGAAAGCCCCCGCCTGGGGGGCACCGAACGCAACAAGGACACCTTCAAGCCCGGCTCCGTCTTCACCCTCGAGCCCGGCGTCTACTACCCGGACAAGGGCTACGGCGTGCGCTACGAGGACACCTGCTACCTGGACGACGACGGTGTGCTGCACCGCCTGACCGACGAGCCCGCCGCGATGCTCATTTGA